Sequence from the Segatella copri genome:
TTCCACAGCATCCAACCATTGCTTCTCCGACTTCTTCATAGGGCAACCATCTTCCTTCAAGACATCCTTCAACTCTTCATCAAACTCTTTTCTGGAGAGAACCTTGAGTTCGAGGATATAGCTGTGCTGACTGGCATAATGGGTATGATCAGGCAACAGGAAGAAATCACAATAGCCATGATTCAGCTCCAATTCGGGAGCCGTGATGTAATAATCGTTGAGGTTCAAGTATGCCATAAAGAAACCTTGCAGATTTCGCTCCGATTCTATTCCGTCACGCACAGAAGAAACCTTAGCGTAGGCATCAGCCATGAAACGCAGTCCTTCCTCCCATACTCCTTCATAAGCCATGTCGTAATAGTAATCCGTCAATCTGTTGGTATCCACATACGACTTTGCCTGATACTCTTCTTCCAAATATCCGTAATACTGCTTGCGAACATTATTATTAGGAATGCCCAAAATCAACTTAGAACCACGTGTACCCTTGATAGTCAACATACCATAATAAAAAAGCAAACTTGGGAAGATTTCAGCCTTCGGTATCTGATAGGCCGAGAACTGTTCCTCCAGCTGGGCAACAATCTGTCCCTCTTCCGCAATTTTACGGATGATACCCTTGCGCTCGCCATCCAACTTATCGAATTGCAAGAGTTTCTTCATCTTGCCATAATCGGTCTTGGTATTCGGGTCTATCATCTGCCGAGGAGAGCGTCCGTAATCCATATAATTGCGAAGATAGTAGAGCACCATATCGCAATTAAACATTCTGACACTCTTATTCAATGCTTCTTCTGCAAAGCAATAGTTGTCGTACCAAGGCTTCATATCGTTGACGATGGCTTCCACATCGCTATCTGCAGGAATGCTTCCCATCTCCTTATAATAAGTGAACATCTCGACTACATCCTTGGTAGAGAAGCCCAGCATCTCGTCGAACTCTGGCTTTACAGAGATATTCCATCCCACATTATACCCACTTGTCACATCATCCAGGGTTACAGGACTGACACCCATCATGAAGATGCGCTCGAAGTTTCCCTTGAACTTCTTGAAGACATCACGATAGAAACCATCGGCATGAGTAATGGCATGATACACTTTCTCACCATGTTCATTGAGCACTACATTAGTAAAATTATCATACTCGTCGATGATAAGATAAAGCTGAAAATGATTTGCCTTGGCTGCATCAAAGATTATCTGCATCTTATCAGCATACTGTGTCTTTGTTTTGATTTCCTGAACCTTCTTATCACCATAATATGCAGCATACTGCTCTGCAAAACTATCCAACTTGATACAGAGATAGGCGTTGAATCTTTCCTCCAAAACTTCTATCTTACCTGTAATTTGAGAAAAATCCAGGAACAGTACCTGGTAAATTCCTTGCAGGGATGTAGGATGCTGGCCTATCCACAAATTACCGAAGAGTTTTTCGAAACTCTCCTTCTGGTTACAGTCATAGTAAGAGTAGAGCATACTAAGAAATATGCTCTTTCCAAAACGCCGGGGACGGATGAAGAAGAGATTGCGAGGCTGCTTCTCCAGCTCTGGCAAAAACATCGTCTTATCGACATAATATAGATTCTGACTCATCACCGTGGCGAAATCAGACACTCCGTATGGTACTTGTTTTACTTGCTGTTTCATCATGCTATGAAATTTAACCAGTTTACATATGCAAAGTTACGGCTTTATTTTGAAACAACCAAAGTTTTCACTGCTTTTTTGTTCAAATAAGAAATCCCTGCCATAGGAAGCCTTTCCTACAGCAGGGATTTTTCTATTTGGGAATCATCAAGAATGACTTAACTGTCAATTCTTAATCACTAATAAATAATCACTAAACATTATTTATACTCTCCCCAAGCCTTGATATCGATATCCTCGAGCTTGGTGGTGCAGAATGCATAGATGAACGCACTCGCCAGACGGCTGTTGGTAATCAATGGCACGTTCAGGTCGATGGCTGCACGGCGAATCTTATAACCATTGCTCAACTCACTGCTGGTCAAGTTCTTTGGAATATTCACTACCATATCAATCTCGTGATTGTGGAGCATCTCCAAAGCCTTTGGTGCACCGCCTTCTGCCTCCTCTGATGGCCAGAGCACACGGGTGTTCTCGATGCCATTCTCGGTGAGGAACTTGCTACTACCACCGGTTGCATACA
This genomic interval carries:
- a CDS encoding ATP-binding protein; this encodes MKQQVKQVPYGVSDFATVMSQNLYYVDKTMFLPELEKQPRNLFFIRPRRFGKSIFLSMLYSYYDCNQKESFEKLFGNLWIGQHPTSLQGIYQVLFLDFSQITGKIEVLEERFNAYLCIKLDSFAEQYAAYYGDKKVQEIKTKTQYADKMQIIFDAAKANHFQLYLIIDEYDNFTNVVLNEHGEKVYHAITHADGFYRDVFKKFKGNFERIFMMGVSPVTLDDVTSGYNVGWNISVKPEFDEMLGFSTKDVVEMFTYYKEMGSIPADSDVEAIVNDMKPWYDNYCFAEEALNKSVRMFNCDMVLYYLRNYMDYGRSPRQMIDPNTKTDYGKMKKLLQFDKLDGERKGIIRKIAEEGQIVAQLEEQFSAYQIPKAEIFPSLLFYYGMLTIKGTRGSKLILGIPNNNVRKQYYGYLEEEYQAKSYVDTNRLTDYYYDMAYEGVWEEGLRFMADAYAKVSSVRDGIESERNLQGFFMAYLNLNDYYITAPELELNHGYCDFFLLPDHTHYASQHSYILELKVLSRKEFDEELKDVLKEDGCPMKKSEKQWLDAVEQIRRYADAPRVESLRQGTTLHKIIMQFKGWELARIEEIE